The genome window AGCAGAAATACAAGGCAAATCACATTTAATCACATTACACACGGCATACGCTTCACTCaccgctaggttgctcttggttgaagtaatgtcccaaagatttttgttgtgcttgccgCCGGGCTCAGCACAAAATTCCTATGATTTACAGTGCACCGAGGTCAAAGTTCAACATGGTTGAACTTCGACCGCGGTACACGCAAGAGCGGCAAAATGCCGCTTGCGCTGCGCTTTGCTCAGCAGTGGCAGACCAGTTGTTGTGCAAGCAAGCCATTAAAAATAATGTGTTTCATAGTGCAGCGATTTGCGTGTGCAATGTGAACTCTGCCTCATGGATGTACCAACTTATGACTTTTTCTACAGTGCACTGGGAAagttcagaccctttcaagttttccacattttgttatgtttcagactcatctcatccaaacttttccatttgagaatgattgaggctaccgtgctcttgggcactttcaatgctgcagaaatgttcttgtatcctTCACAAATGTCTTGACACAAtcctgtctcgcaggtctacggacaattctctTGACCtcttggcttggttttcactctgacatacacatcttaatataaggtctcacagttgatggtgtaagatataagatgtgtgcctctcctaataatgtcctaaacctaaattaattaatttaggcacaggtggactccaattaagatgtagaagcatctcaaaaACCATTGATaaaagtaggatgcaccagagctcaattgcaagcgTCAATTGCAAAAGGTCTGAATACTtgtgtaaatggaatatttcagtcttttattatttataaatgaacaaaacactccaaacacctgtatTTTGTGGATATTGGAGTATTGTGTATAGATTtatgagggaaaaaaaataattgaatccattttaagtctgaaacataacaaattgTGGAAAACTTGCCTGGTATGAAAACTTTACAAGTGCACTGTAAATACTGATAAAATCAAAGAATGACAAAGATTTTCTTTGTCACACATGGTGATTAAATGCCTGTAACTGACACAAAGACTTCAAAGGTCATgtgtgacaagtgtgtgtgtgtgtgtgtgagagagagagagagagagttctgttCAGACACATCCAAAACATGCACTTCCAAAACATTGGTTGACTAAGGATAAGCTAGCAAAACAAAATAACtacccttaaaggagaaatccggatGATTTTTACATGGTTCTTGATCAATAGACTTCGTCGAGTACTGTCGATAGGAAATTATCAAAATTGGTGCTActgaacagaagtagccgcaGCTAACAGTGCTCCCAGTGAGCTACAATGGTAGGTCAGGGGGCATCATCTAAAGGTGCTTTTTTGCCTCTTAACAGACTCAAaagatccatgtaaaaatcggccggatttctcctttaaaacaTGCAGTGTTATGACCTCAATTGTAAGGACTAATACCCTGGTGAACCCTTTATTCAGAACCAGTAAATGACTGGCCTTGGAAAGGATATCCGTGTGAAAAAAATGTCCAGATTTTCGATGTGATGCCATGAATCTGTGAGAAAGATAAGTATTATTTAGTAACAAGTTCAAAAAAAGTTCAAATGTGTGCAGAGGTTGTGATTTAATGATCATCAGCACCAGGAGTGTACCTCTCAGGCCTTCAGGAACATGCACAAGTAAATCCTCTTCTCCTGGTGGGGAGTCTTCAAAGTCCTCAATTCTTTGATACTCCTGATAGGCCTCAAAGTCAGCCATTCTTCCTTACATACTCACTGATGCAAGCTCTTTAAAATCATGATACAAATAAGAATAGACAAATACAAGCAGTCAAAACAACAAGCAGTCTAAATACACCGTAAAGACCAAGCAGCTTTTGGttcccaaaaaaagaaaaaactttgTCTGCTTTGATCTTACAGATTTCGCTCAATAAAAATGATCAACACTACTCATAACACAGACCCATATAAGTTGGGACGAGGGCGTCTATGCAAAACAGTAAATTCATGCAGATAATAATACATTCACAGCGATAACAATGGCTGCCAATCTACAGAACATTTATTGTTATGCCGTACCCTACCATTTTGATGCAATTCTATGGCAGTGAAGGACATTCAGCCAAGCAAGACACCAATGCGCCAATAATGGGCCTGACACGCATCTAATTTTTTGACCAAAACTATATTTTTAGCCTACAGTGTCACAATAACATATTGTATTTGTCCAGACAGGAGCAAAGTACTCCCTTCTTGGCTCCTGTGTATAGTGTTTTGCAGACTGCTAACGCAAAGCAGGAATCTGCCTGACTCACACTCCTTTTTTAATTTGATGTGATTAGTAACAGCAGAAGGAACTACAGTCTAGGGGTGGTgttagtgtagtggttaaggagctggtggttaaggagctgggtagcgctgggacaacgcgtcaacgtaatcgatgacgtcgacgcaaaatatgagcgtcgattcgtcaagtgtgctgctaaatacacctctccagaataagtcccgcctccgtaacttccgtatccatccaacttccagGCGTctattgtctatgggaaatatcataccggtaaaataTCTGTAGGTAgtgaagtagaaaaagctggtgggcagattggcctacacacttctgccatctagtttacactggattttttgattgtcggtgccgtttaagtagtatactatagactatactacttaaacggcaccaaaaatcaaaaaatccagtggaaactagatggcaggagtgtgtaggccaatctgcccaccagctttttctactttgtcacctacagttTGACacgtacgatctttcaaaacgccatgttatttcccatagacatttgacgaccaaaggttggatggatacggaagttaggaggcgggacttattctggagaggtctatattTTTAATTTGACatcttcagtgttttccatacgttgactaatctgtggctgggcaccacgaaatcaaaaccggccaccacacattgatgttctagcttgtaggcctactatttaaactagaaaagcatttcctgaaggaaatacagtgcatgcaaagttgttgctgggttggttgctagggtaattttagtggttgctatgctataaagtggttgctaggctgttgctagggtaattatagggattgctatgctataaaagtggttgctaggtggttgctaggttgttgctagggtacttaaggtggttgctaggctgttgctaaggtaattatagtggttgctatgctataaaattggttgctaggttgttgctagggtacttaagtgGTTGCTAcattgttgctagggtaattatagtggttgctatgctataaaagtggttgctaggttgttgctaggctatttaaggtggttgctaggctgttgctaggataatgatagtggttgctatgctataatagtggttgctaggttgttgctaggctgttgctagggtacttaaggtggttgctaggctgttgctagggtaattttaGTGGTTGCTATACTatgaaagtggttgctaggttgttgctaggatatttaaggtggttgctaggctgttgctaggataatgatggtggttactatgctataaaagtggttgctaggttgttgctagggtggtTACCATGCTTTAACCCGTTTACTGCCAACGGTGCATATATGCGCCCACAATGAGTGTGTTCTAGAATGCCAAGGGTGCATATGTGCGCCCAAGGAGCATCATCATTGCCGCGCTAACATGTAGCCAATTAAAACATCGTTACTGTGCTGTTGCTATGTTGATTTGATAGTAAACATGTTCTAGACAGATCACGATTGGTTAATATTTCACAAATATGCTAATTACGTCATTCACAAACTTCAAAAAACAAATTAGCATCAGCTAAATATCAAGCTATCTAGctagcacacagagagagtttgcGATTGCGGTACCGTGAATTTATAGACCAtggaggagagttttaatttcaACTGGGACAGTGACAGCGATGAGGAGTTTTTCGGATTTGGAGAGGAGGACTTGGAGGGGGTCCTGTGTGGTCCaggggaggacgaggagggagTCGAAGAAGGAGGAGCGGCCGGCAACTTCACCGAGGCCGGCGACTTCACTGGCTGTGGTGAGGGAGACGCCCCGCGGGAGTGGCTAGATGTGACAGGCAAGACGGTGGCCactgagggggagaggaagcgATCTGATGGGAGGATCCCTTTTGTACACACCAACCCACGACCTGGTCCGCAGAGAGTTTGGGATTGTAGTGATCCATACCTTTTTTTTAAAGCCTTTTTTAGCGATTGTGTCATTGATCTCATGGTGGCTGAGACAAACCGCTATGCTGAGGCGTTAGCTTCCACCGAGCTAGCGAGTCACTCTCGTTTACGTGACTATAAACCCACTGATCGCTCTGAGATGGAGGCGTTTTTGGCCATTCAGATCAGCATGGGTCTGACTAGAAAGCCTCAAATCGCTGATTACTGGAGCACCCAAAGTTCACTGGGCTTGACACCAAATTTCGCCCGTGTAATGACACGCAACCGCTTTCAGCTCTTGTCCTCCTGCATCCACTTCAATGACAACTCTCTGAGGTTGGAGAGAGGTCAGCCGGGTTATgatccactttttaaaatccGCCCACTTATGGATCTAGTCCTGAAGAGTTTTCAGAGCGAGTACTACCCCCACGAACACCTCTCCATTGATGAATCCATGGTTTCATTTCGTGGAAGGGTGTTTTTTCGTCAGTACGTGCCAAATAAAAGACACCGGTTTGGTCTGAAGAATTTTGTCCTATCAGACGCGACAAGTAATTACACGTACCTGTGGCACGTATACACTGGAGGGGCCTTCAACTACGATCGCTGTCTGGGTATTGGCCATAGTTCAGTTGTTGGCTTGCTAAGGGAAGCCAAGCTTTTGGGGAAGGGACACAGTCTCTATACTGACAGCTACTACACCTCACCCGCTCTTTTCCAAGAGCTCCACCGGCAAAACACCGGCGCGTGTGGAACTGTTCGTGTGAACAGGAAAGGCATGCCCCCTCAACTCCATGGTCTGAAACTGCGGCCTTCAGATCCCCCTGTGTTTTTTGAAAAACGTCCACTTTTAACTGCGTCTTTTCGTGATGCTGGCACAGTCACCGTCCTCTCCACAGTGCACGACAATCTCGTTATCACCAAACGAGTGCGTAGCAAGGGGCCTGATGGCTACAGAACTTTGCGCAAGCCAAAGAGCGTGGAGGACTACAACCGCTTCATGGGAGGGGTAGATCGCGGAGACCAGCTATGCTCCTATTACAGCTACCAACACCGTGCAATGAAGTGGTACCATCGGTTGTTCCATCATATCCGAGAGGTCGCACTTGTGAATGCCTACATCTTGCACAAAGAAAGTGGCAATACAATGCAGTCGGCTGGATTCCGCGAGCTTGTGGTGAAGGGGCTACTGAGACGGAGGCAAATTGAGCTCACTCCTCCTCCCAGGCCAATCAGCACACCGTTAGTGCCC of Alosa sapidissima isolate fAloSap1 chromosome 1, fAloSap1.pri, whole genome shotgun sequence contains these proteins:
- the LOC121708445 gene encoding piggyBac transposable element-derived protein 4-like — protein: MEESFNFNWDSDSDEEFFGFGEEDLEGVLCGPGEDEEGVEEGGAAGNFTEAGDFTGCGEGDAPREWLDVTGKTVATEGERKRSDGRIPFVHTNPRPGPQRVWDCSDPYLFFKAFFSDCVIDLMVAETNRYAEALASTELASHSRLRDYKPTDRSEMEAFLAIQISMGLTRKPQIADYWSTQSSLGLTPNFARVMTRNRFQLLSSCIHFNDNSLRLERGQPGYDPLFKIRPLMDLVLKSFQSEYYPHEHLSIDESMVSFRGRVFFRQYVPNKRHRFGLKNFVLSDATSNYTYLWHVYTGGAFNYDRCLGIGHSSVVGLLREAKLLGKGHSLYTDSYYTSPALFQELHRQNTGACGTVRVNRKGMPPQLHGLKLRPSDPPVFFEKRPLLTASFRDAGTVTVLSTVHDNLVITKRVRSKGPDGYRTLRKPKSVEDYNRFMGGVDRGDQLCSYYSYQHRAMKWYHRLFHHIREVALVNAYILHKESGNTMQSAGFRELVVKGLLRRRQIELTPPPRPISTPLVPVRLTGRHFLGQHEKSRPDCKVCSTRKRSPDDAHRGRKQTPFFCKTCPDHPALCPTDCFEMYHTKLTNTGCSPGTTLVSAVSVLTRT